In Candidatus Eisenbacteria bacterium, the DNA window AGCTTGGCCGAGGCGTTGCGCGTCGGGATCACGATCGAGAGATAAGGGGCGCTTGTCATGTTCCTCTTCCGCCGGCGGCTCGGGTCGGATTCCCAGGGTAGCCGCGCGGGCGAAGGGGGGCAAGAGCTTTGTCCGCCGCGCGACCATTTGGGAGATGCGATGAGCGGGGCGTCGTGGGATCGGGTGGCGCGCGCGATGGCCCGCGCGTACCACCTCGATCCGGTGATGGCGGAACACAAGAGGCGCGTCCACCTCGCGCTTCTCCGGCGCTGGTGTCCTCTTCCCCGCAACGCGCGCGTGCTGAAGACCGATCTCTTCGAGGAGGCGCTCGGAGGGGACGAGGTGCTCCTCTCGTGGCCGGGGGACGCCGGGAAAGCGCGGGCGTACGGGATCGACATCTCCGGCGAGGTCTGTGCGCGAGCGAGCGAGCGCCTCGGGGGAGCGGGGGCGGGAATCGCGCTCGCCGACGCGCGACGCCTCCCCTTCCGCGACGCATCGTTCGATCTCGTGTTCAGCTGCTCCACGCTCGATCACTTCGAGACGCGCCGAGAGATCCTCAGCGGCCTTCGCGAGGCGGCCCGCGCGCTGAAGCCCGGAGGTTCCCTCCTCCTCACGCTCGACAACCCCCGTGCGCTCTTCTATCCGCTCGCGCGCTTCCTCGAGCGCAAGGGGAAGATCGCGTTCCCGCTCGGCGAAACGATCCCGCCCCCCGAGATCGCGGCGGTTCTTCGCGAGAGCGGGCTCGAGGTCGTCGCGCGCCGTGGGATCTACCATGTCCCGCGGGTCTTCTTCACCGGAGCTCTTCGCGTGATGCGCGCCCTCCGCCTCGGGTTTCTCAGAGGAGGCTTGCTCCGTCTTCTCGCGCTCCTCGAAAAAGGTCAGGGGCGGCCCGGCGAGTTTCGGACCGCCTGGTACACGGCGGTCCTCGCGCGAAGACCGGCCTAGACGGAGTTCATCTTCCTCTTGCGGCGGACGGTCCGAGGTGTACACTCGCGCTGTCCGGAGTTCCAGCCGGATGGGCGGCTTGGCGATGTCCGCTCGCGCCTCGCGCGGGCGGCGAGCCCGGCCCTGCGTGCGCGCCGGGCGAAGGAGCCGGTCACGGGTTCGCCTCGATCCGCCGGAGAGAGTCTCTTCTCGCCTTCGGGCTTCTCCTTTCGGTCCTCGCGTTCTTCCTCCTCCCGAACCTTCCGCGCGAACAGAGAATCATGGCGGGGATCTTCGTCCTCGCGGTCTTCTACTGGGTGACCGAGCCGATGCCCATCTTCCTCACGGCCGGCGTCTGCGCGTTCCTCACGGCGATTCTCCTCGGCCCGCTCGCGCTCCTCGTCGGAGCGAAACCGTTCGACTACACGATCTTCCTCTCTCCCTTCGCGAGCCCGGTGGTGGTCCTCATGTTCGGCGGGTTCGTCCTCGCGAATGTTTTCAGTAAGAACAATCTCGATCTCGAGTTTTGCAAGACGATCCTCGCCCGGCTCGGCTCGAAGCCGAACCGCGTCCTCTTCGGGATCATGGCGATCACCGCCCTCATGTCGATGTGGATGTCGAACACGGCGACCACCGCCATCCTGATGGCGGCGGTTCTCCCCCTCATCCGCGCGATGCCGAAGGAGGCGAAGCTCGCCCGCGCCATCCTTCTCGGCATCCCCTTCGCGGCGAACATCGGGGGGATCGCGACGCCGATCGGAACGCCGCCGAACGCGATCGCCTCCGGCTCGGAGATGGTCGACGCGCGCGACATGCTGCGCGTGGGAGTCGCCGTGACGGTTCTCGGCGTGGCGCTCGCGTTCGCCTATGAAGTGGTCTTGTTCAAGCTTGCGCCCGGTCTCTACGCCGCGCGCTGATCCCGAAAAGGAGGTCGCCCCGTGAGCCTCGTGCAGCGATCCAAGAGAGAGCACTGCCCGCAGTGCGGGCACGTGGAAGTGCAGAACTTCGTTCTTGTGCAGCCGGGAGAGGATGTCGAGGTCTTCGTCGAGTGCGCCACGTGCGGGGGGTTCGTCGCGCGCTACACGCTTCGCCTCTACACCTCGCACGATCCGTACCGGTCGTTTCTCCGCCTGATGCGCCAGAGACGCCACGCGTCCGGCGCCGCCGCGCTCAAGCAGAGCGAGGATTTCGCCAAGAAGCTCTGGGAGGAGTATCGGACGGTGAAGGAGCGGGTGCGCGTGAACGAGGAGACCCGGAAGCTCGAGGATCTCCTCGACGAGATGGACGGCCCGATTTAGGGGGTATCAGATCCCTTGAAATAGCCCGCCAACTCCTGTAGAATAATATCGTTACGCGAATCCATGTTCGCCCTCGCTCCCGCCGAAAGGAAAGCCGACATGTTCAAACATCGAATGTTCGGAGCCTTTGGAAGCCGCGCCCTCCTCGGAGCGGCCCTTCTTCTTCTCGCCTCGGCCGCGCACGGGGAAGACCGCACGATCTACCAAGAGATCGAGCTCCCGTGGCCGACCGAGGAGGAAATCCAAGTCCTTCGGGCTTTCCCCGATCTCGAGGTGATCCGCGCGGAAAGAGGGTCGCGCGTGCGGCTCCTTTCCACTCCACCGATCACGCAGGGTCTCATCGACGCAGGTCTTCGCCCGACGATCGCGATCGACGACGCCGCCGCGTTTCACATGAGCGGCCGCGCGTTCGCTCCGGGACTCGGCGCTTACTACTCGTACAGCGAGGCGGTCGCGTTTCTCGATTCGCTTCACGCCGCGTATCCCGACATCACGACGGCGAAGATGTCGATCGGAACGACCTGGGAAGGGCGGACCATCTGGGCGATCAAGATCAGCGACAACCCGGATGTCGACGAAGACGAGCCGGAGGTCCTCTTCGACGCGCTTCATCACGCGCGCGAACCGATCGGCGTCTCCATCCTCGTCGATTACATGCGATACGTTTGCGAGAACTACGGGTCCGATCCCGAGGCGACCTTCCTGGTGAACGAGCGGGAGATCTGGTTCGTCCCGGTCGTGAACCCGGACGGCTATGTGTGGAACGAGTACTCGGGCGGCTCCGACATGATGTGGAGGAAGAACCGGCGCGACAACTCGGGCAGTTGCGAGGGGGTCGATCTCAATCGGAACTACGACTATCAGTGGGGCGGATCCGGATCGTCGAGCGACCCGTGCAGCGATACGTACCGGGGCCCGAGCGCGTTCTCCGAGCCGGAGTCACAGGCGTTCCGAGACTTCATGCTCGCCCGCGACTTCGTCACTCACGACTCCTATCACAGCTACGCCGCGGTGCTCCTCTATCCGTGGGGGTACACGACGACTCCTCCTCCCGACAACGCGACGTTCGCGGCGATCGCGGCGGAGCGCGTGCGGGAGAACGGCTACGACTACGGATCGGCCGGAGCGAGCCTCTATCTCGCCTCGGGCATCACGAGCGATTGGGCGTACGGGGCCCTCGGCATCTATTCCTTCACGACCGAGGTCGGGGGAAGTTGGTTTTGGCCTGAAGAATCCGAAATCCCTGGGCTCGTCGCCGAGAACCTCTACTCGAACATCTACCTCACGCTCGTCGCGGGGACTTACGTCCGCCTGGCGGACGCC includes these proteins:
- a CDS encoding class I SAM-dependent methyltransferase, yielding MSGASWDRVARAMARAYHLDPVMAEHKRRVHLALLRRWCPLPRNARVLKTDLFEEALGGDEVLLSWPGDAGKARAYGIDISGEVCARASERLGGAGAGIALADARRLPFRDASFDLVFSCSTLDHFETRREILSGLREAARALKPGGSLLLTLDNPRALFYPLARFLERKGKIAFPLGETIPPPEIAAVLRESGLEVVARRGIYHVPRVFFTGALRVMRALRLGFLRGGLLRLLALLEKGQGRPGEFRTAWYTAVLARRPA
- a CDS encoding anion permease, whose protein sequence is MAGIFVLAVFYWVTEPMPIFLTAGVCAFLTAILLGPLALLVGAKPFDYTIFLSPFASPVVVLMFGGFVLANVFSKNNLDLEFCKTILARLGSKPNRVLFGIMAITALMSMWMSNTATTAILMAAVLPLIRAMPKEAKLARAILLGIPFAANIGGIATPIGTPPNAIASGSEMVDARDMLRVGVAVTVLGVALAFAYEVVLFKLAPGLYAAR